In Archangium violaceum, the following are encoded in one genomic region:
- a CDS encoding serine hydrolase, with product MRFPALYLALLLTTTAAAKPQAPNPISPTRSRSLETELLRAVREVGFDQVRDWRHKGERIAHMPNVDVAVIELDAEGRPVAAANVLLSRDYPKGRAVPIEARTLGTKAVRFTKWDLERWDGKKGWADAPAEDDLVPRRTKAPMRFMAPYPASLFKILIAYRVLRLVDRGELTLDTPYRFMRDTEDKGERRLRGWLEPMIVESDNGSTEALVKLLHERGAMEGLNAEYAALGLGTLQVNGTSPVTGRNWQPGSIHMTALDTAKLFLLIEGGPGVLWRTPEGREVKATELSEASRTFLKRLLADQGYAEGLSSTLVCGDANARPGLPVAVPARWLAEDGAATVGSTAFKRDTRPCNAVAEVEFLHKTGQTENYGSDAGIVRALPGKEPRHYVIAFLSNLGYRYYDEGVASTANFEDEENGFPGTVTAIGFTQSIAELGRHIDEAIKRRGLVKQ from the coding sequence ATGCGATTCCCCGCGCTCTACCTCGCCCTGCTGCTGACGACAACCGCCGCGGCCAAGCCACAGGCCCCAAATCCCATCTCCCCCACCCGTTCACGCAGCCTGGAAACCGAGCTGCTGCGAGCGGTACGCGAGGTGGGCTTCGACCAGGTGCGCGACTGGAGACACAAAGGCGAGCGCATCGCGCACATGCCGAACGTGGACGTAGCGGTCATCGAGCTGGACGCTGAGGGTCGGCCAGTGGCGGCGGCGAACGTGCTGCTGTCGAGGGACTACCCGAAGGGCCGGGCGGTGCCCATCGAGGCGCGGACCCTGGGGACGAAGGCGGTGCGCTTCACGAAGTGGGACCTGGAGCGCTGGGACGGCAAGAAGGGCTGGGCGGACGCACCGGCGGAGGACGATCTGGTACCGAGGCGGACGAAAGCGCCCATGCGCTTCATGGCGCCCTACCCCGCGTCACTCTTCAAGATCCTCATCGCGTACCGGGTGCTGCGGCTGGTGGACCGAGGGGAGCTGACGCTGGACACGCCGTATCGCTTCATGAGGGACACGGAGGACAAGGGCGAGCGGCGACTGCGGGGCTGGCTGGAACCGATGATCGTCGAGTCGGACAACGGCTCGACGGAGGCGCTGGTGAAGCTGCTGCACGAGCGGGGGGCGATGGAGGGATTGAACGCGGAGTACGCGGCACTGGGGTTGGGGACGCTGCAGGTGAACGGGACGTCACCGGTGACGGGGAGGAACTGGCAGCCGGGGAGCATCCACATGACGGCGCTGGACACGGCGAAGCTGTTCCTGCTCATCGAGGGAGGACCGGGAGTGCTGTGGAGGACGCCGGAGGGGCGCGAGGTGAAGGCGACCGAGCTGTCCGAAGCGTCGAGGACGTTCCTGAAGAGACTGCTGGCGGACCAGGGGTACGCGGAGGGCCTGAGCTCGACGCTGGTGTGCGGAGACGCGAATGCGCGGCCGGGGCTACCGGTGGCGGTGCCGGCGAGGTGGCTGGCGGAGGACGGGGCGGCGACGGTGGGGAGCACGGCATTCAAACGGGACACGCGGCCGTGCAACGCGGTGGCGGAGGTGGAGTTCCTGCACAAGACGGGGCAGACGGAGAACTACGGGAGCGACGCGGGAATCGTGCGGGCGCTGCCGGGCAAGGAGCCCAGGCACTACGTCATCGCGTTCCTGTCGAACCTGGGCTACCGCTACTACGACGAGGGTGTCGCGAGCACGGCGAACTTCGAGGACGAGGAGAACGGCTTTCCGGGGACTGTGACGGCGATCGGCTTCACACAGAGCATCGCGGAGTTGGGTCGCCACATCGACGAGGCAATCAAGCGGCGGGGTCTTGTGAAGCAGTAG
- a CDS encoding M57 family metalloprotease yields MLKSRSVALLAGVTLLGTACGGSDESTTPEPMMSWEEFRANVFQEPESGAFIYAGDQKADSEQELRDAYQQMANGDVGQLGGALAVYSTGGKDIKWTASQALNITYCVSTKFGSNYSKVVSSMNTATGAWEGAAKVNFVHVSAQDSNCTSRNGNVVFDVNPVNVGGQYLARAFFPNSSRNSRNVLIDNSAFQPSAPGLDGILRHELGHTLGFRHEHTRPEAGACYEDAQWRALTPYDSSSVMHYPQCNGTNTWNLTLTSLDKQGAGILYP; encoded by the coding sequence ATGCTCAAGTCTCGTTCCGTCGCGTTGCTGGCTGGTGTGACCCTCCTTGGAACCGCGTGTGGTGGCTCCGACGAGTCCACGACTCCCGAGCCCATGATGTCGTGGGAGGAGTTCCGCGCGAACGTCTTCCAGGAGCCCGAGAGCGGCGCCTTCATCTACGCGGGTGACCAGAAGGCGGACAGCGAGCAGGAGCTGCGCGACGCGTACCAGCAGATGGCCAACGGGGACGTGGGCCAGCTCGGGGGTGCCCTGGCCGTGTACAGCACGGGCGGCAAGGACATCAAATGGACGGCGAGCCAGGCGCTCAACATCACCTACTGCGTGAGCACGAAGTTCGGGAGCAACTACAGCAAGGTGGTGAGCTCCATGAACACCGCGACGGGCGCCTGGGAGGGCGCGGCCAAGGTGAACTTCGTCCACGTGTCGGCGCAGGACAGCAACTGCACCAGCCGTAACGGCAACGTGGTGTTCGACGTGAACCCGGTGAACGTGGGAGGCCAGTACCTGGCGCGCGCGTTCTTCCCGAACTCGAGCCGCAACAGCCGCAACGTGCTCATCGACAACTCGGCCTTCCAGCCGAGCGCGCCGGGCCTGGACGGGATTCTGCGGCACGAGCTGGGCCACACGCTCGGTTTCCGCCACGAGCACACCCGCCCCGAGGCGGGCGCGTGCTACGAGGACGCGCAGTGGCGTGCGCTGACGCCGTACGACAGCAGCTCGGTGATGCACTACCCGCAGTGCAACGGCACCAACACGTGGAACCTGACGCTGACGAGCCTGGACAAGCAGGGCGCCGGCATCCTCTACCCGTAA
- a CDS encoding NAD(P)/FAD-dependent oxidoreductase gives MNPISSDTRDPRASHGVVVVGGGVAGLSAALTLVRAGVSVCVLERTDYSPWRPGETLSPVAYAELQQLLAPEPLETEGFLASHGLEAVWGSEQPHHHSFLTNPYGGGWHVERRHLDALLARRAQALQVPLWQRTCVTHLEREGHGWRVLASTPQGPLELRCEALVDATGRSAQVARHCGVRRRDRDALCSVSAIVDRPPGFQEQQLVVEATSVGWWYAAPLPQDRLILTLLSDMDVLTRHGAFQPAGWSALFSTTRHLADRMGQLPAVGRLHVRRCETSSLEQSAGADWVAVGDAAAMWDPLSSSGILKGLRTGREAARALCATLGGDGGALKQYARQRDEEFNRYLSARQAHYALEQRWAGEDFWRRRLDATGI, from the coding sequence ATGAACCCCATTTCCTCCGACACGCGGGACCCGCGAGCCTCCCATGGAGTCGTGGTGGTGGGAGGCGGCGTGGCGGGCCTGAGTGCCGCCCTCACCCTGGTGAGGGCGGGCGTCTCCGTCTGCGTCCTGGAGCGCACGGACTACTCACCCTGGCGCCCCGGGGAGACCCTCTCCCCGGTGGCCTACGCCGAGCTACAGCAATTGCTGGCACCCGAGCCGTTGGAGACAGAGGGCTTCCTGGCGTCGCATGGCCTGGAAGCCGTCTGGGGCTCGGAGCAGCCTCATCACCACTCCTTCCTCACCAACCCCTACGGGGGTGGCTGGCATGTGGAGCGCCGGCACCTGGATGCGCTGCTGGCCCGCCGCGCTCAGGCGCTCCAGGTGCCGCTGTGGCAGCGAACCTGTGTCACCCACCTGGAGCGTGAGGGGCACGGGTGGCGGGTGCTAGCCAGCACGCCCCAGGGTCCGCTGGAGCTGCGATGCGAGGCCCTGGTGGATGCGACCGGGCGCTCGGCCCAGGTGGCACGGCACTGCGGCGTGCGGCGCCGCGACCGGGACGCGTTGTGCAGCGTGTCGGCGATCGTGGACAGGCCGCCAGGCTTCCAGGAGCAGCAACTGGTGGTGGAGGCCACGTCCGTGGGCTGGTGGTACGCCGCGCCGCTGCCCCAGGACCGCCTCATCCTCACGCTGCTGAGCGATATGGATGTGTTGACGCGCCATGGTGCCTTCCAACCGGCGGGATGGAGCGCGCTCTTCTCCACCACCCGGCACCTGGCCGACAGGATGGGCCAGCTTCCGGCGGTGGGGCGGCTGCATGTCCGCCGCTGCGAGACGAGCAGTCTGGAGCAGTCGGCGGGGGCGGACTGGGTGGCGGTGGGGGACGCCGCGGCCATGTGGGATCCGCTCTCCTCGAGCGGCATCCTCAAGGGGCTGCGCACCGGGCGCGAGGCGGCGCGGGCCCTGTGTGCCACGCTGGGAGGAGATGGCGGAGCGCTGAAGCAGTACGCCCGGCAGCGGGATGAGGAGTTCAACCGCTACCTGTCCGCGCGCCAGGCGCACTACGCCCTGGAGCAACGCTGGGCGGGAGAGGACTTCTGGCGGCGCCGGCTGGACGCAACGGGGATATGA
- a CDS encoding VOC family protein, which produces MTSSSPETAPTFYPCLRYKDAPAALKWLAQAFGFESHMVVPGPNDTIAHAELRFGNGILMLGSLKQDVFGGSGPMAPYVHVRDPDAHCARARAAGAVIVMEPHDTDYGSREYAARDPEGHVWSFGTYRPAP; this is translated from the coding sequence ATGACCTCGTCCAGTCCCGAGACCGCCCCAACCTTCTACCCCTGCCTGCGCTACAAGGACGCGCCCGCCGCCCTGAAGTGGCTGGCCCAGGCCTTTGGCTTCGAGTCGCACATGGTGGTGCCCGGCCCGAACGACACCATCGCCCACGCCGAGCTGCGCTTCGGCAACGGCATCCTCATGCTGGGCAGCCTCAAGCAAGACGTGTTCGGCGGCTCGGGCCCCATGGCCCCCTACGTCCACGTGCGCGACCCGGACGCCCACTGTGCCCGGGCGCGGGCCGCTGGCGCGGTCATCGTCATGGAGCCCCATGACACCGACTACGGCAGCCGCGAGTACGCCGCGCGTGACCCCGAGGGCCACGTCTGGAGCTTCGGCACCTACCGCCCCGCTCCGTGA
- a CDS encoding synaptic vesicle VAT-1 family membrane protein, translating into MRKVVIPRAGGYDRLTLQTQPDPLPAPDEVVVTTEAIGVNYADCVIRMGLYASAKEYVGWPITPGFEFAGTVSSVGSAVTDLTPGARVFGVTLFGGYSTHVAVPRHQVFSLPARFDMAQAAGFPTVFLTAYYALFELAHPRPGNTLLVHSAAGGVGGALLQLGRIAGCRSVGVVGSSHKVETARALGAEVVIDKSREDLWRAAERAAPRGYDVVLDANGVSTLRESYKHLARPGKLVIYGFHSMLPREGGRPNWMKLAADFLRTPRFDPLSLTNENASVMAFNLSYLFEQRDVLAEAMGRLLAWVDEGRITAPPVTRFALDRVAEAHRALESGSTVGKLVLVP; encoded by the coding sequence ATGCGCAAGGTGGTCATTCCCCGTGCCGGTGGTTACGACCGGCTCACGCTCCAGACGCAGCCGGACCCACTTCCCGCTCCCGATGAGGTTGTCGTCACCACGGAGGCCATCGGCGTCAACTACGCCGACTGTGTCATCCGCATGGGACTGTATGCCTCGGCGAAGGAGTACGTTGGCTGGCCCATCACCCCGGGCTTCGAGTTCGCTGGCACCGTGTCCTCGGTGGGCTCGGCCGTCACGGACCTGACGCCGGGTGCCCGGGTGTTCGGTGTTACCCTCTTCGGGGGTTACTCCACCCATGTCGCCGTGCCCCGGCACCAGGTGTTCTCGCTGCCCGCGCGCTTCGACATGGCCCAGGCCGCTGGCTTTCCCACCGTCTTCCTCACCGCGTACTACGCCCTCTTCGAACTGGCCCACCCACGCCCGGGGAATACGTTGCTCGTGCACTCGGCGGCGGGCGGTGTGGGCGGGGCGCTGCTGCAACTGGGGCGCATCGCCGGCTGCCGTAGCGTGGGCGTCGTCGGTTCCAGTCACAAGGTGGAGACGGCGCGGGCCCTCGGCGCGGAGGTCGTCATCGACAAGAGCCGCGAGGATCTCTGGCGCGCCGCCGAGCGGGCCGCTCCCCGTGGCTATGACGTGGTGCTCGATGCCAATGGCGTCTCGACGCTCCGCGAGAGCTACAAGCACCTCGCCCGCCCGGGCAAGCTCGTCATCTACGGCTTCCACTCCATGCTGCCGCGCGAGGGCGGGCGGCCCAACTGGATGAAGCTCGCCGCGGACTTCCTGCGCACTCCCCGCTTCGACCCGCTCTCGCTCACCAACGAGAACGCGAGCGTGATGGCCTTCAACCTGTCCTATCTCTTCGAGCAGCGGGACGTGCTCGCCGAGGCCATGGGGCGGTTGCTCGCGTGGGTGGACGAGGGCCGCATCACCGCGCCGCCCGTCACCCGGTTCGCACTCGACCGCGTCGCCGAGGCGCACCGCGCGCTGGAGTCGGGTTCCACCGTGGGCAAGCTCGTGCTGGTGCCGTAA
- a CDS encoding acyl-CoA synthetase — protein MPIVHDWLARRASLAPERTALIDALHGDRPISWREWNSSANRTARLLHDVLGVRRGDRVAVLAMNCTGFLDLLFACGKLGAVLQPLNWRLSSSELAALLSDAEPVVLVHGPDFQSQVEAVRPLASSVRHFVHLEAPASRPEDIPFSRRDSLSDAPLPTVDIEPEDPWVLCYTGGSTGIPKAAILTHRSITANAANTVVSWGLSSGDTALLNAPLFHTGGLNVFTTPLVYVGGTTIVARSFSIEQVFDLIHRGAINLFFGVPTMFIEMQRHPRFDSVDFSRLKLLISGGAPCPQPVFERFFARGVDFKTGYGLTEAGPNNFWLPSGDVRRKPGAVGVPLFHVEARLEGDGEEGELLLRGPHLCAGYWRRPEETAKTFAGGWLHTGDLARRDADGCFTIIGRSKDLIISGGENIYPSEVENVLAAHPEVSEVCVIGVPDPKWGEVPRALVVMRPGADLTEAKLLEFCQGRLARYKQPRSVRFLAALQRTSAGKVDRRSLSAQHGAPA, from the coding sequence GTGCCCATCGTTCACGACTGGCTCGCCCGCCGCGCCTCCCTCGCCCCCGAGCGCACCGCCCTCATCGATGCCCTCCACGGCGACCGTCCCATCTCCTGGCGCGAGTGGAACTCCTCCGCCAATCGCACCGCCCGTCTGCTCCACGATGTCCTCGGTGTCCGCCGCGGCGACCGCGTCGCCGTGCTCGCCATGAACTGCACCGGGTTCCTCGATCTCCTCTTCGCTTGCGGCAAGCTCGGTGCCGTCCTCCAGCCCCTCAACTGGCGCCTCAGCTCCTCCGAGCTCGCCGCCCTCCTCTCCGACGCCGAGCCCGTCGTCCTCGTCCACGGCCCCGACTTCCAGTCCCAGGTCGAGGCCGTCCGCCCTCTCGCCTCCAGCGTCCGGCACTTCGTCCACCTGGAGGCGCCCGCCTCGCGCCCCGAGGACATCCCGTTCAGCCGCCGTGACTCCCTCTCGGATGCACCGCTGCCCACCGTGGACATCGAGCCCGAGGATCCCTGGGTGCTCTGCTACACCGGCGGCAGCACCGGCATCCCCAAGGCCGCCATCCTCACCCACCGCTCCATCACCGCCAACGCCGCCAACACCGTCGTCAGCTGGGGTCTCTCCTCCGGCGACACCGCGCTGCTCAACGCGCCCCTCTTCCACACCGGCGGCCTCAACGTCTTCACCACGCCCCTCGTCTACGTGGGCGGCACCACCATCGTCGCCCGCTCCTTCTCCATCGAGCAGGTCTTCGACCTCATCCACCGCGGCGCCATCAACCTCTTCTTCGGCGTGCCCACCATGTTCATCGAGATGCAGCGCCACCCGCGCTTCGACTCGGTGGACTTCTCCCGTCTCAAGTTGCTCATCAGCGGCGGCGCCCCGTGCCCCCAGCCCGTCTTCGAGCGCTTCTTCGCTCGCGGGGTGGACTTCAAGACGGGCTACGGGCTCACCGAGGCCGGGCCCAACAACTTCTGGCTCCCCTCGGGCGATGTGCGCCGCAAGCCCGGCGCCGTCGGCGTGCCCCTGTTCCATGTGGAGGCGCGCCTCGAGGGTGATGGTGAGGAGGGGGAGCTGCTCCTGCGCGGGCCCCACCTGTGCGCCGGCTACTGGCGCCGCCCCGAGGAGACAGCCAAGACCTTCGCGGGCGGCTGGCTCCACACCGGAGACCTCGCCCGGCGCGACGCGGACGGGTGCTTCACCATCATCGGACGCAGCAAGGACCTCATCATCTCCGGCGGAGAGAACATCTACCCCTCCGAGGTGGAGAACGTGCTCGCCGCCCACCCCGAGGTCTCCGAGGTATGCGTCATTGGCGTGCCCGACCCCAAGTGGGGCGAGGTGCCCCGGGCGCTCGTGGTGATGCGGCCCGGCGCGGACCTCACCGAGGCGAAGTTGCTCGAGTTCTGCCAGGGCCGGCTCGCCCGCTACAAGCAGCCCCGCTCGGTCCGTTTCCTGGCGGCCCTGCAGCGCACCAGTGCGGGGAAGGTCGACCGGCGCTCGCTCTCGGCCCAGCACGGCGCTCCGGCTTGA
- a CDS encoding acyl-CoA dehydrogenase codes for MSSVPIHYKHNLRDLYFNLFEFLDIGRTSLGKAPFGDFDETAARQTLETFAEVCLKEMAPSFAEPEHNPPRLEEGTVKMPPGLKQALTAYYDAGMHQLELPVPLGGMGAPPSLGWAAFELVAGANPAVAFFMLGGILARVIDKLGSEAQKKRFLPTMTDRRWVGTMVLTEPDAGSDVGAGRTKARQAADGTWELEGVKRFITSAEADIAENIVHMVLARPEGAGPGTKGLSLFIVPKYWVEEDGSLGERNGVVCTKLEEKMGLKGSVTCELTFGDGRPARGLLLGEVHDGIRQMFHIIEQARMAIGIKSMATLSTAYLNALEFTKERKQGADLMNARDAKAPRVTILQHPDVRRMLMAQKAHAEGMRALCLFAASIQDQVSIKGGHRALEAAEDDALNDLLLPLVKGYCSEKAYELLALSLQCLGGSGYLKDYPMEQYIRDQKIDTLYEGTTHIQALDLLMRKVARDGGATLQRLLGQVRATVESNEGGEELKAEREALGRALSDTETMLGTLMGKLGESVYHVGLQGNRVLMALAELIIGWLLVRHAAVAQERVKDNPGDKAFYSGKVASARWFCREVLPGLAHAARMVEHGTLDLMEVPEEAF; via the coding sequence ATGTCATCCGTGCCCATCCACTACAAGCACAACCTGCGAGACCTGTACTTCAACCTCTTCGAGTTCCTGGACATCGGCCGGACATCCCTGGGCAAGGCGCCCTTTGGGGACTTCGACGAGACGGCGGCGCGGCAGACGCTGGAGACGTTCGCCGAGGTGTGCCTGAAGGAGATGGCACCGAGCTTCGCCGAGCCCGAGCACAACCCGCCCCGGCTGGAGGAGGGCACGGTGAAGATGCCTCCGGGGCTCAAGCAGGCGCTGACGGCCTACTACGACGCGGGGATGCACCAGCTGGAGCTGCCGGTGCCCCTCGGGGGCATGGGGGCACCGCCCTCGCTGGGCTGGGCCGCCTTCGAGCTGGTGGCGGGCGCCAACCCCGCCGTGGCCTTCTTCATGCTGGGCGGCATCCTGGCGCGCGTCATCGACAAGCTGGGCTCCGAGGCGCAGAAGAAGCGCTTCCTGCCCACGATGACGGACCGGCGCTGGGTGGGCACCATGGTGCTCACCGAGCCGGATGCGGGCAGCGACGTGGGCGCGGGACGCACCAAGGCACGCCAGGCGGCGGACGGCACCTGGGAGCTCGAGGGCGTGAAGCGCTTCATCACCAGCGCGGAGGCGGACATCGCGGAGAACATCGTCCACATGGTGCTGGCGCGGCCCGAGGGCGCGGGCCCCGGGACCAAGGGCCTCTCGCTCTTCATCGTCCCCAAGTACTGGGTGGAAGAGGACGGGAGCCTGGGCGAGCGCAACGGCGTGGTGTGCACGAAGCTCGAGGAGAAGATGGGGCTGAAGGGCTCGGTGACGTGCGAGCTGACCTTCGGTGACGGCAGGCCCGCGCGCGGGCTGCTGCTGGGCGAGGTGCACGACGGCATCCGCCAGATGTTCCACATCATCGAGCAGGCACGCATGGCCATCGGCATCAAGTCCATGGCCACGCTGTCCACCGCGTACCTCAACGCGCTGGAGTTCACCAAGGAGCGCAAGCAGGGCGCGGACCTGATGAACGCGCGCGACGCCAAGGCCCCGCGCGTCACCATCCTCCAGCACCCGGACGTGCGGCGGATGCTCATGGCGCAGAAGGCACATGCCGAGGGCATGCGGGCCCTCTGCCTCTTCGCCGCCTCCATCCAGGACCAGGTCTCCATCAAGGGCGGGCACCGGGCGCTGGAGGCCGCCGAGGACGACGCGCTCAACGACCTGCTGCTGCCCCTGGTGAAGGGCTACTGCTCGGAGAAGGCCTACGAGCTGCTGGCGCTGTCGCTGCAGTGCCTGGGCGGCTCGGGGTACCTGAAGGACTACCCGATGGAGCAGTACATCCGGGACCAGAAGATCGACACGCTCTACGAGGGCACCACGCACATCCAGGCGCTCGACCTGCTGATGCGCAAGGTGGCGCGCGATGGCGGGGCCACGCTGCAGCGGCTGCTCGGGCAGGTGCGCGCGACGGTGGAGTCGAACGAGGGCGGCGAGGAGCTGAAGGCCGAGCGCGAGGCGCTGGGCCGTGCGCTCTCCGACACGGAGACGATGCTCGGCACGCTGATGGGGAAGCTGGGCGAGTCCGTCTACCACGTGGGCCTGCAGGGCAACCGGGTGCTGATGGCACTGGCGGAGCTCATCATCGGCTGGCTGCTGGTGCGGCACGCGGCGGTGGCCCAGGAGCGCGTGAAGGACAACCCGGGCGACAAGGCCTTCTACTCGGGCAAGGTCGCCAGCGCGCGCTGGTTCTGCCGCGAGGTGCTGCCGGGACTGGCCCATGCCGCGCGCATGGTGGAGCACGGCACGCTGGACCTCATGGAAGTGCCCGAAGAGGCCTTCTGA
- a CDS encoding LodA/GoxA family CTQ-dependent oxidase encodes MPRYFRIHPSVGVARVGNSPDEYFVGPERPNQPPNFDITQKKFLPFKDSQGRVKRQAARFRVFEYTMQNGVLTPLREVTPGSCDVTSIKWNVHLANRKAAFFMFDGQDGADNGVWKGGVRNAHVQGAAERERLLVINPGLKSISGRNQPPVPFTNPNKNIPIASLGELRTDENGNLLVLGGLGEANKIAKAGLINDYVNNDSWFDDMSDGPVSAEITYTEAGKAQTAKLEGTNGAWLLVGPPDFGPSVTNVVRLFDTMWDVAVRFPEVPLPNTDGLFNQGLLARLKQQRADWNAATNSFQKYKPSFRQEVFPILEHALGHRHVHNPEASKSFHASLAGVEQDIGTVASAKGKRLRKTIFNYLRDPASATIEPLLMPKGLGDFYSDDAPEEGMDTRGYFMTLTKVQFAVLKRWAEGEFEEDWNAALAHAIDPAITAEGLDRASLENGVGGPFFPGIDCSWMVRRPELYAAPFRIKHSGVAYPTTAKLPIGPGFFSQQMALPWQADFYQCKKQFFAPKSFTKNTFEGDGMYHMWWAAHRPDDVYAKKGDFQMVPWTRALDTVAELEALKPEIKNSAPEGTSPVEMAMYIQMQKNWWQLGFVINEGDVHFETQERSAPTGVASVRNATRIRLKSWKTDYLQRTDAAQGVTTATSGAGTEWIVEWVSNNTLKLKSSKGDYLQRADAAQGVTTGTTGANTVWIIEANTDKFTLKSAKGDCLHRPDAAPSVTTWGDGIGNLWQIEVLASAKV; translated from the coding sequence ATGCCCCGTTACTTTCGCATCCATCCCTCCGTGGGCGTCGCCCGCGTCGGCAACTCCCCGGACGAGTACTTCGTCGGTCCCGAGCGTCCCAACCAGCCCCCCAACTTCGACATCACCCAGAAGAAGTTCCTGCCCTTCAAGGACAGTCAGGGCCGCGTCAAGCGGCAGGCGGCCCGCTTCCGCGTCTTCGAGTACACGATGCAGAACGGCGTGCTGACCCCCCTGCGGGAAGTCACCCCGGGCAGCTGCGACGTCACCAGCATCAAGTGGAACGTCCACCTGGCCAACCGCAAGGCCGCCTTCTTCATGTTCGACGGACAGGATGGGGCGGACAATGGCGTCTGGAAGGGGGGCGTGCGCAATGCGCATGTCCAGGGCGCGGCCGAGCGCGAGCGGCTGCTCGTCATCAACCCCGGGCTCAAGTCCATCTCGGGCCGGAACCAGCCGCCCGTGCCCTTCACCAACCCGAACAAGAACATCCCCATCGCATCCCTGGGCGAGCTGCGCACGGATGAGAATGGCAACCTGCTCGTGCTGGGCGGGCTCGGCGAGGCCAACAAGATCGCGAAGGCCGGACTCATCAACGACTACGTGAACAATGATTCCTGGTTCGACGACATGTCGGACGGGCCCGTGAGCGCGGAGATCACCTACACGGAGGCAGGCAAGGCCCAGACGGCGAAGCTGGAGGGCACCAACGGCGCCTGGCTGCTGGTGGGGCCGCCGGATTTCGGGCCCTCGGTGACCAACGTCGTGCGCCTGTTCGACACCATGTGGGACGTGGCGGTGCGCTTCCCCGAGGTGCCGCTGCCCAACACCGACGGCCTCTTCAACCAGGGCCTGCTGGCCCGGCTCAAGCAGCAGCGCGCGGACTGGAACGCGGCAACCAATTCCTTCCAGAAGTACAAGCCTTCCTTCCGGCAGGAAGTGTTTCCCATCCTCGAGCATGCGCTGGGGCACCGCCATGTCCACAACCCCGAGGCCTCCAAGTCCTTCCATGCCTCCCTCGCGGGCGTGGAGCAGGATATCGGCACGGTGGCATCGGCCAAGGGCAAGCGCCTGCGCAAGACGATCTTCAACTACCTGCGTGACCCCGCCAGCGCCACCATCGAGCCCCTGCTGATGCCCAAGGGGCTGGGCGACTTCTACTCGGACGACGCGCCCGAGGAGGGGATGGACACGAGGGGCTACTTCATGACCCTCACCAAGGTGCAGTTCGCGGTGCTCAAGCGCTGGGCCGAGGGAGAGTTCGAGGAGGATTGGAACGCGGCGCTGGCCCATGCCATCGACCCGGCCATCACCGCCGAGGGGCTCGATCGGGCCTCGCTGGAGAACGGCGTGGGCGGCCCCTTCTTCCCCGGCATCGACTGCAGCTGGATGGTGCGCCGGCCCGAGCTGTACGCGGCTCCCTTCCGCATCAAGCACTCGGGCGTGGCGTACCCCACCACGGCGAAGCTGCCCATCGGCCCGGGGTTCTTCTCCCAGCAGATGGCGCTGCCCTGGCAGGCGGACTTCTACCAGTGCAAGAAGCAGTTCTTCGCCCCCAAGTCCTTCACGAAGAACACCTTCGAGGGCGACGGCATGTACCACATGTGGTGGGCCGCGCACCGTCCAGATGACGTCTACGCGAAGAAGGGAGACTTCCAGATGGTTCCCTGGACTCGCGCCCTGGATACGGTCGCCGAGCTCGAGGCCCTGAAGCCGGAGATCAAGAACAGCGCGCCCGAAGGCACCTCCCCCGTCGAGATGGCCATGTACATCCAGATGCAGAAGAACTGGTGGCAGCTCGGCTTCGTCATCAACGAGGGCGACGTGCATTTCGAGACCCAGGAGCGCAGCGCACCGACAGGGGTTGCCTCCGTGCGGAACGCGACCCGGATCAGGCTCAAGTCCTGGAAGACGGACTACCTGCAGCGCACCGACGCGGCTCAAGGCGTCACCACCGCGACCAGCGGGGCCGGCACGGAGTGGATCGTGGAATGGGTGAGCAACAACACGCTCAAGCTCAAGTCGTCGAAGGGAGACTACCTGCAGCGCGCCGACGCGGCTCAAGGCGTCACCACCGGGACCACGGGGGCCAACACGGTGTGGATCATCGAGGCCAACACCGACAAGTTCACGTTGAAGTCCGCGAAGGGTGACTGCCTGCACCGGCCCGATGCGGCTCCCAGTGTCACCACCTGGGGTGATGGCATCGGCAACCTGTGGCAGATCGAAGTGCTGGCGTCCGCCAAGGTCTGA